From one Mytilus edulis chromosome 1, xbMytEdul2.2, whole genome shotgun sequence genomic stretch:
- the LOC139490929 gene encoding uncharacterized protein: protein MPGPCDRKAAHAKFAIKRYINEGRDVTTAYDMKKALDKVPGQPYRVKVVDTIHDLDVTKNKDTITNITSFYNFRFENSHLRMWQAYNIGEGKLVTLKLSKNSVQLKVLNDWTEMSLTDLITEGNFIIISFTNCHVPKRLRDERYQRNSQTHKSKMN from the exons ATGCCAG GTCCTTGTGACAGGAAGGCAGCTCATGCCAAGTTTGCAATTAAAAGATACATCAATGAAGGCAGAGATGTAACAACAGCCTATGATATGAAAaag GCACTTGATAAAGTACCAGGACAACCTTACAGGGTGAAGGTTGTGGACACAATCCATGATTTAGATGTCACCAAGAATAAAGATACCATCACCAATATTACAAGTTTTTACAACTTTAGATTTGAGAATAGTCATTTGAGGATGTGGCAGGCATACAATATTGGTGAAG GAAAGCTTGTGACTTTAAAATTATCAAAGAATTCTGTGCAGTTAAAAGTACTTAATGACTGGACAGAGATGTCTTTAACCGATCTCATTActgaaggtaattttataattatttcatttactaACTGTCATGTACCAAAGAGGCtcagggatgaaagataccaaagaaacagtcaaactcataaatcgaaaatgaactga